Proteins encoded by one window of Gemmatimonadota bacterium:
- a CDS encoding ATP-binding protein: MAQLRSSATISVVLWYGLLILVTVVMHLTRETQQSQPHVVLIYLLVVLGGSLSGGRPLGFTLAAAATILISYYFQPPFDTFSLTKPIDAVVLSAFFATAGTTTYLLVRAQEEAAQARARAEEVERLSNEASHAEALRETARFKDVLLASVSHDLRTPLTSIKALAQDAADSGDPNAVIIVAQTERLSKMVAHLLDMSRLNAGEFPVSIELNTAEDLVGAAVLEMTGSNGADRIRVEIDYAAPVLIGMFDFVESLRVLVNLLDNALVYSPPTSPVILSATRVGDWLQLSVSDRGPGVPRVDSERIFEPFYRHTSTANAVHGTGLGLAISKSLTEAQGGQLIYSERSGGGSVFTLRLRAVGAADPAELPVEQ; this comes from the coding sequence ATGGCGCAGCTTCGCTCGAGCGCGACGATATCGGTCGTGCTGTGGTACGGTTTACTGATACTTGTAACGGTCGTCATGCACCTGACTCGCGAAACTCAGCAGAGCCAGCCGCACGTCGTCCTCATCTACCTCCTCGTCGTACTGGGCGGCAGCCTGAGCGGTGGCCGTCCGCTCGGGTTCACGCTCGCGGCCGCAGCGACCATTCTCATATCGTATTACTTCCAGCCGCCCTTCGACACTTTCTCGCTCACCAAACCGATCGACGCCGTGGTTCTTTCGGCATTCTTCGCCACGGCAGGAACCACGACGTATCTGCTCGTACGTGCACAGGAAGAAGCCGCGCAGGCACGCGCGCGCGCCGAAGAGGTCGAGCGGTTGTCGAACGAAGCAAGCCACGCAGAAGCATTGCGTGAAACCGCGCGCTTCAAGGATGTGCTCCTCGCCTCTGTATCGCACGACCTTCGCACTCCGCTCACCAGCATCAAGGCACTCGCACAGGATGCGGCGGATTCCGGCGATCCGAACGCTGTCATCATCGTTGCACAGACCGAACGGTTGAGCAAGATGGTGGCTCATCTGCTGGACATGTCACGTCTGAATGCGGGCGAATTCCCGGTCAGCATCGAGCTAAATACCGCCGAGGATCTCGTGGGCGCTGCAGTGCTTGAAATGACCGGATCGAATGGCGCCGATCGCATACGTGTCGAGATCGACTACGCAGCACCTGTGCTCATCGGTATGTTCGATTTCGTGGAATCGCTCAGAGTGCTTGTGAATCTCCTCGACAACGCGCTGGTCTATTCTCCTCCGACTTCGCCGGTCATTCTGTCCGCCACTCGCGTTGGTGATTGGCTGCAGCTGAGTGTGTCAGATCGCGGTCCCGGCGTTCCAAGGGTGGACTCCGAACGAATCTTCGAGCCCTTCTATCGTCACACGTCCACCGCGAATGCGGTACACGGTACCGGCCTTGGCCTCGCCATCTCCAAATCGCTGACAGAGGCGCAGGGTGGCCAGTTGATCTACTCCGAACGAAGCGGTGGCGGCAGCGTTTTCACGCTCCGGCTCCGCGCGGTGGGCGCTGCAGACCCTGCAGAACTGCCCGTGGAACAATAG
- a CDS encoding rhodanese-like domain-containing protein, producing MAHSPAFLALIDSVHSSVPDVTVEHTRARLRANPDLKFVDVREDSEWAAGHASGAIHIGKGVIERDIEEKIPDKNAELILYCGGGFRSVLAGDALKKMGYTNVSSMAGGWREWKVVGAPTEQP from the coding sequence ATGGCTCACTCACCGGCATTTCTCGCGTTGATTGACTCTGTACATTCATCCGTCCCCGACGTCACCGTGGAGCATACGCGAGCGCGGCTGCGCGCCAACCCCGATCTCAAATTCGTGGATGTTCGCGAAGACAGCGAGTGGGCCGCAGGTCACGCGTCCGGCGCAATCCACATTGGAAAGGGCGTCATCGAACGCGACATCGAAGAGAAGATACCAGACAAGAACGCAGAGTTGATTCTCTATTGCGGTGGCGGCTTTCGATCCGTCCTCGCCGGCGACGCACTCAAGAAGATGGGTTACACCAACGTGTCGTCGATGGCCGGTGGATGGCGGGAATGGAAGGTGGTAGGAGCACCGACTGAACAGCCCTGA
- a CDS encoding TldD/PmbA family protein has product MTSRRDFLKTAAIGAVAAAGTSRIARAESLLNPWSSDTGDPMANEVALSAIQAAKDAGASYSDARVGRYRRQFIAAREHQITGVNDSESFGIGVRALVNGAWGFAATRDVSREGAVRVAQQAVKVARAARAVTHTPVVLAPTPAVKGSWRTPVQQDPIDVPIEDKVALLLAANEAALKVPGVRFANSGLALLREEKTLATTDGTLITQTFVRVGPSFTVTAIGDGDFQSYTEEMAPRGSGWEYVTSLDMVGNAPKWAAIAAEKLTAKSVDVGRYDLILDPTNLWLTIHESVGHPTELDRARGYEANYAGTSFVAPPEKMIGKLKYGSRLMNIQADRIQQDSLSRCAWDDEGVAAESWLLIKDGMFHDYQTVRDQAPAIASLNGVNHSHGCSFADSWDTVQFQRMPNVSLLPGNADTTIDDIIADTDRGVVIKNRGSWSIDQQRYNFQFSGQVFYEVRKGKITGMLKDVAYQARTPDFWGSMDMIGGKRSYWLGGTFSDGKGEPGQSSSVSHGCVPARFRQVNIINTARSV; this is encoded by the coding sequence ATGACCAGCAGACGAGACTTCCTGAAAACCGCCGCGATTGGTGCCGTCGCCGCAGCCGGCACTTCGCGGATCGCCAGAGCCGAGTCACTACTGAATCCGTGGAGCAGTGACACAGGCGACCCGATGGCCAATGAGGTCGCGCTCTCCGCAATTCAGGCTGCGAAGGACGCCGGCGCATCCTATTCGGATGCGCGCGTCGGACGCTACCGCCGTCAGTTCATTGCTGCACGCGAGCACCAGATTACCGGAGTCAACGATTCGGAATCTTTCGGGATTGGCGTGCGCGCTCTCGTCAACGGTGCGTGGGGATTCGCGGCGACGCGTGACGTATCGCGCGAGGGAGCGGTCCGCGTCGCGCAACAGGCCGTTAAAGTTGCACGCGCAGCCAGGGCTGTTACACACACGCCCGTCGTGCTCGCACCGACACCCGCCGTCAAAGGTTCCTGGCGCACACCGGTTCAACAGGATCCGATCGACGTTCCGATCGAGGACAAGGTCGCGCTCCTGCTGGCCGCCAATGAGGCGGCCCTCAAGGTTCCCGGGGTTCGCTTCGCCAATTCGGGCCTCGCTCTTCTACGCGAAGAAAAGACGCTCGCCACAACCGATGGAACGCTCATCACGCAGACGTTCGTGCGTGTTGGACCTTCGTTCACGGTCACAGCCATCGGCGATGGTGATTTTCAATCCTACACAGAAGAGATGGCGCCACGCGGCTCGGGCTGGGAATACGTCACGTCGCTCGACATGGTCGGCAACGCGCCAAAGTGGGCAGCGATCGCGGCGGAGAAGCTCACCGCTAAATCAGTGGACGTCGGCCGTTACGATCTCATTCTCGATCCCACGAACCTCTGGCTCACAATACACGAATCGGTTGGTCATCCAACCGAGCTCGACCGTGCGCGCGGTTACGAAGCCAACTATGCGGGAACCAGTTTCGTTGCGCCGCCGGAAAAGATGATCGGCAAGCTCAAGTATGGTTCGCGGTTGATGAACATCCAGGCCGATCGCATACAGCAGGATTCTCTCAGCCGGTGCGCATGGGACGACGAAGGCGTTGCCGCCGAGTCGTGGCTCCTGATCAAGGATGGAATGTTCCATGACTATCAGACAGTACGCGATCAGGCTCCGGCAATTGCATCACTCAATGGAGTGAATCATTCGCATGGCTGCTCCTTCGCCGACTCATGGGATACCGTTCAGTTTCAGCGCATGCCGAACGTATCACTCCTTCCAGGCAATGCAGACACCACGATCGATGACATAATTGCCGACACGGATCGGGGAGTCGTCATCAAGAACCGCGGATCCTGGTCGATCGACCAGCAACGCTACAACTTCCAGTTCTCCGGACAGGTCTTCTACGAAGTCAGGAAGGGCAAGATCACCGGAATGCTGAAGGATGTAGCGTACCAGGCACGCACCCCGGATTTCTGGGGCTCGATGGACATGATCGGTGGCAAACGATCCTACTGGCTCGGCGGCACATTCTCCGACGGAAAGGGCGAGCCCGGACAGTCGAGCTCGGTCAGTCATGGATGTGTGCCAGCAAGATTCCGACAGGTGAACATCATCAACACGGCGAGGAGCGTCTGA
- a CDS encoding TldD/PmbA family protein, with amino-acid sequence MADTLMTRDAMQTLAKRILAMSSADETRVNISSDAAGNTRFAAGDITTSGDTEDTVISITSTVGGRRASSTTNLMDDASLKRAVDTAERLARLSPQDPELVPELGPQQYQNVDASNADVSDLNAASRAHAVEQLITAARAPGGAMPIDPATLFVAGFLEARSGARGVATSKGLFAYHASTDVSLSCTARTPDGTGSGYASAGGRAWTAVDPGALGRRAAQKALASRNPVAIEPGRYTVILEPRAVADFIPGLMGSLNARSADEGRSAFSKKGGGTKLGEKIVDERITMLSDPFDPDLRGQPFDSDGLPLKRVVWIENGVLKNLAYSRFWATKKGVEPTGGGGGGFGRNPAGLKLAGGTKSVDELIAGTDRGVLVTHFFYIRSLDQRTVLLTGLTRDGTFLIENGKITKSIKNFRWNDSPLLSLARLADIGKAEPVEAGLVMPSLKINDFTFSSLSDAV; translated from the coding sequence ATGGCCGATACCCTCATGACCCGCGACGCGATGCAGACGCTCGCGAAACGCATTCTCGCAATGAGCAGCGCGGACGAGACCCGCGTCAACATAAGCAGCGACGCCGCTGGCAACACGCGCTTCGCAGCCGGCGACATAACCACGAGCGGCGATACCGAAGACACCGTCATCTCGATCACGAGTACCGTTGGTGGCCGCCGTGCGTCGTCCACAACCAACCTGATGGACGATGCATCGCTCAAGCGTGCAGTGGATACCGCTGAACGCCTCGCCAGGCTTTCACCGCAGGACCCCGAGCTCGTTCCGGAACTCGGACCGCAGCAATACCAGAACGTAGACGCGAGCAACGCAGACGTATCCGATCTCAACGCTGCATCGCGCGCTCACGCAGTGGAGCAACTCATTACCGCTGCACGCGCGCCAGGCGGCGCAATGCCAATAGATCCAGCAACTCTCTTCGTTGCTGGATTTCTTGAAGCCAGAAGCGGAGCGCGCGGCGTTGCCACATCGAAAGGCCTGTTCGCATATCACGCCAGCACCGACGTATCGCTGTCGTGCACGGCCAGAACGCCCGACGGCACTGGTTCAGGTTACGCGTCCGCAGGTGGCCGTGCCTGGACGGCAGTCGACCCCGGCGCGCTCGGCAGACGCGCAGCACAGAAAGCGCTGGCATCACGTAATCCCGTCGCGATCGAGCCTGGTCGTTACACCGTCATTCTCGAGCCACGCGCTGTTGCGGACTTCATCCCCGGACTCATGGGCTCGCTCAATGCGCGCTCTGCCGACGAAGGCCGCAGCGCATTCTCGAAGAAGGGCGGAGGCACGAAACTCGGCGAGAAGATCGTGGACGAGCGCATCACGATGCTCTCCGATCCCTTCGACCCCGACCTGCGCGGCCAACCGTTCGACAGCGACGGCCTCCCACTCAAGCGCGTCGTCTGGATCGAGAACGGTGTCCTCAAGAACCTCGCGTATTCACGCTTCTGGGCCACAAAGAAGGGTGTGGAACCGACAGGCGGTGGCGGCGGTGGATTCGGTCGCAACCCTGCTGGACTTAAGCTGGCTGGCGGAACAAAGTCGGTCGACGAGCTCATTGCCGGAACAGACCGCGGCGTTCTCGTCACCCACTTCTTCTACATACGCTCGCTCGACCAACGTACCGTTCTCCTGACAGGGCTCACACGTGACGGCACGTTTCTCATCGAGAACGGCAAGATCACCAAGAGCATCAAGAATTTCCGCTGGAACGACAGCCCGCTTCTATCACTTGCACGCCTTGCCGACATCGGCAAGGCAGAACCGGTCGAGGCAGGACTCGTAATGCCATCGTTGAAGATCAACGATTTCACATTCTCGTCGCTCTCCGACGCCGTGTAA